ggcagAGCGAAAGGGGATGGCCTGGGAGGAGAGACGAGTATGGGGCGGGTTCAACTCAAAATCTCGCACCCGCTAAACATCCCTCCATCCTCGCTTACTTAGGGCAACGAGTCTCCCTTAAAACTTAGTTCCAGTGACACCCATACATGGTGTACATCGCCTAGCTAGCTTGAGTTTTTTCCGTCTGAGCTACGTGGTCGTACAAGTTCTTTCCATCCGAACAATTGACTGGATAGCTATATTTGGATTGTACTGATCGATTATATTGGGATAGCTATATCTGGATAGTAATTGTATagacgaataaaaaatgttcAACAAAAATTACGAATCTTCTTATTGATACTAGTAGAAAAAGAGGCATAACTTTTGCATTCATTAGTGACGTCATAGCCTCGTTTTTAACGGGAGGGCCGTAAATATATGAATGTGTTTACATTTGTGACGTTTTTTTTAACACCTCAAATGAATCAATTTTACATTTTTCTACCGGTATGAAGAGGAAGACCGGCCCGAGTTCGTTAAAACCCAGCACCTTGCACAAATTAGCTCCTTTGGTAACGTTCATCTAGGCCCGTATGTAGCACCCTTAGCAAGGTCTAGGGTATTTTATCCGTACATGCGTATAAAAGTGTACGATAGGGTATTAAAGCTCATCTTGATGTTGAGACGCTAATGTAGGTTTGGAGAAGGTCTCGTCCTAATCTAATTTATGTATTTACGCTTTTTATAATTCAAAGTATAGTTTATAACGAAATATTCTTTAGATCGAGATGTCACTTTTACATTCTTTAGCGTCGTTCTTAGCCTCGCTGCTAATGGGAGGGCCGTAAATGAATGTGTTTACATTTGGGGCGTTTTTTTAAACACCTCAAATGAATCAGTTTTACATTTTTCTACCAGTATGAAGAGGAAGACCGGCCCGAGTTCGATAAAACCCAGCACCTTGCACAAATTAGCTCCCTCGGTAACGTTCATCTAGGTCGGTATGTACGTAGCACCCTTAGTAAGGTCTAGGgtattttatccgcacatgcgtaTAAAAGTGTACGATAGGGTATTAAAGCTCATCTTGATGTTGAGACGCTAATGTAGGTTTGGAGAAGGTCTCGTCCTAATCTAATTTATGTATTTACGCTTTTTATAATTCAAAGTATAGTTTATAACGAAATATTCTTTAGATCGAGATGTCACTTTTACATTCTTTAGCGTCGTTCTTAGCCTCGCTGCTAATGGGAGGGCCGTAAATGAATGTGTTTACATTTGGGGCGTTTTTTTAAACACCTCAAATGAATCAGTTTTACATTTTTCTACCAGTATGAAGAGGAAGACCGGCCCGAGTTCGATAAAACCCAGCACCTTGCACAAATTAGCTCCCTCGGTAACGTTCATCTAGGTCGGTATGTACGTAGCACCCTTAGTAAGGTCTAGGgtattttatccgcacatgcgtaTAAAAGTGTACGATAGGGTATTAAAGCTCATCTTGATGTTGAGACGCTAATGTAGGTTTGGAGAAGGTCTCGTCCTAATCTAATTTATGTATTTACGCTTTTTATAATTCAAAGTATAGTTTATAACGAAATATTCTTTAGATCGAGATGTCACTTTTACATTCTTTAGCGTCGTTCTTAGCCTCGCTGCTAATGGGAGGGCCGTAAATGAATGTGTTTACATTTGGGGCGTTTTTTTAAACACCTCAAATGAATCAGTTTTACATTTTTCTACCAGTATGAAGAGGAAGACCGGCCCGAGTTCGATAAAACCCAGCACCTTGCACAAATTAGCTCCCTCGGTAACGTTCATCTAGGTCGGTATGTACGTAGCACCCTTAGTAAGGTCTAGGgtattttatccgcacatgcgtaTAAAAGTGTACGATAGGGTATTAAAGCTCATCTTGATGTTGAGACGCTAATGTAGGTTTGGAGAAGGTCTCGTCCTAATCTAATTTATGTATTTACGCTTTTTATAATTCAAAGTATAGTTTATAACGAAATATTCTTTAGATCGAGATGTCACTTTTACATTCTTTAGCGTCGTTCTTAGCCTCGCTGCTAATGGGAGGGCCGTAAATGAATGTGTTTACATTTGGGGCGTTTTTTTAAACACCTCAAATGAATCAGTTTTACATTTTTCTACCAGTATGAAGAGGAAGACCGGCCCGAGTTCGATAAAACCCAGCACCTTGCACAAATTAGCTCCCTCGGTAACGTTCATCTAGGTCGGTATGTACGTAGCACCCTTAGTAAGGTCTAGGgtattttatccgcacatgcgtaTAAAAGTGTACGATAGGGTATTAAAGCTCATCTTGATGCTGAGACGCTAATGTAGGTTTGGAGAAGGTCTCCTTCGCTATATCCTTCGTCTTGTGCACGGCGTCGCCAACCATATCCGCGACAGTTTTCGCAGAATCCTCGATCATCATTTTAGTCTTCTCTAAGCTCTCCTCCGCTGCTTCAATCACCTTGCTTTCTCTTTCCAGTGCTACATTGCCCTCATTAGGGATTCCTTGAACACCATTTCCCCTAAC
This sequence is a window from Spinacia oleracea cultivar Varoflay chromosome 1, BTI_SOV_V1, whole genome shotgun sequence. Protein-coding genes within it:
- the LOC110785576 gene encoding uncharacterized protein; protein product: MGRFSKWTAIMIAISICLLLCFSLKDPPLQGFTSPRSHYWDKLKLPLFSDRFSLLWPSSQHIQGNGVQGIPNEGNVALERESKVIEAAEESLEKTKMMIEDSAKTVADMVGDAVHKTKDIAKETFSKPTLASQHQDEL